In Lineus longissimus chromosome 9, tnLinLong1.2, whole genome shotgun sequence, one genomic interval encodes:
- the LOC135493938 gene encoding high mobility group protein DSP1-like isoform X2 has protein sequence MSFPPGMAGMEDDSGGKRPRGKMTPYACFVKVIRAEHKKKHPNESIVFSEFSKKCAEKWRQMTEKEKKRFQEMSEKDKERFNKEMSYYSAAGNMGQMNMGGGKMGGKGSRKRKRPKDPNAPKRALSAFMWFCKAERPNVKGANPELKMGQIAKVLSEQWKVCPNKHVYEGQADNDKERYREAMVHWKKIAPPPSTSKHHYQDGMFGHHDTHHHHKVPRDPDLPKRPLSAFMWFCKAERPAVRDANPELKVGQIAQILSEHWKACPDKTRFEEEANADKLRYREQMEAFKAQRKSAPAATGTSHGHAAAPMGNMNNMGNMGMMPQQAMGMNSGHHQMGGMVPHPQAAMGMIPHAHQQQMLHSAPHPQSQLAHHSHGQMQMPPKQQRMGMEESSGSDSESDEDSDDDEEESD, from the exons ATGAGTTTTCCCCCTGGCATGGCCGGTATGGAGGATGACAGCGGTGGCAAGCGGCCGCGGGGAAAGATGACCCCCTATGCTTGCTTCGTGAAGGTGATTAGGGCAGAACACAAGAAGAAACACCCTAATGAAAGTATAGTCTTCTCTGAATTTTCCAAGAAATGTGCTGAAAAGTGGCGA CAAATGACAGAGAAAGAAAAGAAGAGGTTCCAGGAAATGTCAGAAAAAGATAAGGAAAGATTCAATAAAGAAATGTCATACTACAGCGCAGCAGGAAATATGGGCCAGATGAATATGGGTGGTGGGAAGATGGGCGGCAAAGGAAGCAGGAAGAGGAAGCGGCCGAAGGATCCTAATGCTCCCAAGAGGGCGCT CTCTGCATTTATGTGGTTTTGTAAAGCAGAACGACCAAATGTAAAAGGGGCGAATCCCGAGTTGAAGATGGGTCAAATCGCGAAGGTTTTGTCTGAGCAGTGGAAAGTCTGTCCAAATAAGCACGTCTACGAGGGCCAAGCAGATAATGACAAAGAACGTTATCGGGAG GCAATGGTACACTGGAAGAAGATTGCCCCTCCTCCATCCACGTCAAAGCATCACTATCAGGACGGCATGTTTGGACACCATGATACACATCATCATCACAAGGTGCCCAGGGACCCTGACTTGCCAAAGCGACCTCT ATCTGCATTCATGTGGTTCTGCAAGGCTGAACGGCCGGCAGTCCGCGATGCAAACCCAGAACTGAAAGTCGGCCAGATTGCACAGATTCTTTCAGAACACTGGAAGGCGTGTCCAGACAAGACGCGGTTTGAAGAAGAGGCGAATGCTGACAAGCTCAGATATAGAGAG CAAATGGAGGCGTTCAAGGCTCAACGAAAATCGGCACCAGCAGCTACCGGTACGAGTCATGGCCACGCGGCTGCTCCCATGGGCAATATGAATAATATGGGAAACATGGGCATGATGCCGCAGCAAGCCATGGGAATGAATAGTGGTCACCACCAGATGGGCGGTATGGTCCCTCACCCGCAGGCCGCTATGGGTATGATACCTCACGCGCACCAACAACAGATGTTGCACTCAGCCCCGCATCCTCAGTCTCAACTCGCACACCATAGTCACGGCCAGATGCAGATGCCTCCGAAGCAGCAAAGGATGGGCATGGAGGAATCATCAGGGTCGGATTCCGAGTCTGATGaggattctgatgatgatgaggaagagAGCGATTAG